In one window of Acaryochloris thomasi RCC1774 DNA:
- a CDS encoding DUF5615 family PIN-like protein — translation MSEPYQARLYADEGFSKKVSDYLRELGHDVLTVQEAGQANQRIPDEDVLAFAISLDRAVITVNRADFIRLHKSSPDHAGIIVCTEDLNRQRMSERIHAAILSAGNLTGQLVRVNRPAQSS, via the coding sequence ATGTCAGAACCATATCAGGCAAGACTCTACGCTGACGAAGGATTCTCCAAAAAAGTCAGCGACTATCTACGGGAATTGGGCCATGATGTCTTGACCGTTCAAGAAGCTGGACAAGCCAATCAACGCATTCCTGACGAGGATGTTTTAGCGTTTGCGATCTCACTTGATCGCGCAGTCATTACTGTTAATCGAGCTGACTTCATTCGTTTACACAAAAGTTCTCCTGACCACGCAGGTATTATCGTTTGTACCGAAGATCTCAATCGTCAACGGATGTCAGAGAGGATTCATGCCGCCATTCTCAGCGCAGGTAACTTAACGGGACAACTCGTTCGAGTCAATCGTCCAGCCCAAAGTAGTTAA
- a CDS encoding type I restriction endonuclease subunit R: MLKEINFEDAIEQSLTTAGGYSKGDPHDYDKERALFPADIIHFIQTTQPKFWTRFTTLNPDNADTILLDSLTKELQSKGMLTILRNGFKCFGKTVRLAYFAPNTGMDPDAYTRYTQNRLTLTRQVKTASGAIPDLVIAVNGLPIASLELKNPTSGQTVDHAQQQYKDRDPKELLFTFKQRCLVHFAVDPDRVYMTTKLEGKDTFFLPFNRGHHHGAGNPPIDGDVRTSYLWQAVLTKDSLMGILARFLHLEVKETKVATAKGLKRHQREALIFPRYHQLDVVRKLTNHAWEHGSGHNYLIQHSAGSGKSNSIAWLAHRLSSLHDTNDQKVFHSVVVITDRVVLDKQLQDTIYQFEHKQGVVQKIEDNTQQLATALADGVPIIISTIQKFPFITQAIQTLEKKGQTIEIATQGKRFAIIVDEAHSSQSGETAMELRKILNKDGIESAIAEQFLDLEEDNLSDVAQENLLREQLKRTKQPNLSFFAFTATPKFKTLAVFDEPGDSGQSPFHLYSMRQAIEENFIMDVLAHYACYQRYYELVQAIEEDPEVPRRKAARALARFVDLHDYNIAQKVEIMVEHFRTHTRHKIGGRAKAMVVTSSREHAVRYKLAFDQYIKDKGYTDVKSLVAFSGEVALKDYPNQKFTEVGMNNGVKEAELREKFDTEEYQVLLVAEKYQTGFDQPLLHTMYVDKRLANIQAVQTLSRLNRTTRGKTDTFVLDFVNDPDEIYAAFKPYYEMTPIGGQSDPQQLNDLAYRLSQWQLYDDDDINRWCKIWFCDRINPTGREHKQLNSILDQVVEQYLTLTEEDQALFKSQLASFRNLYLFLSQIIPYQDSDLEKLYTFGRYLLTKLPRTPDSTQINVDDEVELKYYRLQKISEGAISLKAGEAEGLYGPKEVGTGQADEDVLLSTLVDKLNDRFGTDFTPADQLFFEQIREVAITNTQIQQAAEANTIENFAPVFYKLLESLFIERMEDNEDIFLHLMNDEGFHKIAAQYLMQAVYHQIHKRQDRE; encoded by the coding sequence ATGCTCAAAGAAATCAACTTTGAAGACGCCATTGAGCAATCCCTAACCACCGCAGGCGGCTACAGCAAAGGCGACCCCCACGACTACGATAAAGAGCGCGCCCTCTTCCCCGCCGACATCATCCACTTCATCCAGACCACCCAACCCAAATTCTGGACCCGCTTCACCACCCTCAACCCAGACAACGCCGATACCATCCTCCTCGATAGCCTCACCAAAGAGCTACAGAGCAAAGGGATGCTCACTATTCTCCGCAACGGCTTCAAATGCTTCGGCAAAACCGTCCGCCTTGCCTACTTTGCCCCCAACACCGGCATGGACCCCGACGCCTACACCCGCTACACCCAAAATCGCCTCACCCTCACTCGCCAAGTCAAAACTGCCAGCGGAGCTATTCCCGATCTCGTCATTGCCGTTAATGGTTTACCCATCGCCTCCCTAGAGCTAAAAAACCCCACCAGCGGCCAAACCGTAGACCACGCCCAGCAGCAGTACAAAGACCGCGACCCCAAAGAACTGCTGTTTACCTTCAAACAGCGCTGCCTCGTTCACTTTGCCGTAGACCCCGATCGGGTCTACATGACCACCAAACTCGAAGGCAAAGACACCTTCTTTCTGCCCTTCAATCGCGGCCACCACCACGGAGCCGGGAACCCACCCATCGACGGCGATGTCCGCACGAGCTACCTGTGGCAAGCGGTGCTCACCAAAGACAGCCTCATGGGTATCCTGGCGCGATTTCTCCATTTAGAAGTTAAAGAAACTAAGGTTGCCACCGCCAAAGGACTCAAGCGCCACCAGAGAGAAGCCCTGATTTTTCCGCGCTACCATCAGCTCGATGTCGTTCGTAAGCTCACGAACCACGCCTGGGAACATGGCTCTGGGCATAACTACCTGATTCAGCATTCCGCCGGGTCTGGCAAATCTAATTCTATTGCTTGGTTAGCCCATCGCCTCTCCAGTCTCCATGACACTAACGATCAAAAAGTCTTCCATTCCGTTGTTGTTATCACCGATCGCGTCGTCCTCGATAAACAGCTTCAAGACACCATCTACCAGTTTGAACACAAGCAAGGCGTCGTCCAAAAAATCGAAGACAACACTCAACAGCTTGCCACCGCCCTTGCTGATGGCGTGCCCATTATCATTTCCACCATCCAAAAATTCCCTTTCATTACCCAGGCGATTCAGACCTTAGAGAAAAAAGGTCAAACTATCGAAATTGCCACCCAAGGCAAACGCTTCGCCATCATCGTCGATGAAGCTCACAGCTCTCAAAGTGGCGAAACCGCGATGGAACTCCGCAAAATCCTCAACAAAGACGGCATTGAGTCCGCCATTGCTGAACAGTTCCTTGACCTCGAAGAAGACAATCTCAGCGATGTTGCCCAAGAGAATTTACTGCGGGAACAGCTCAAGCGCACCAAACAGCCCAACCTCAGCTTCTTTGCCTTTACCGCCACCCCCAAATTCAAAACCCTCGCCGTCTTCGATGAACCCGGAGACAGCGGCCAGTCCCCCTTTCATCTCTACAGTATGCGGCAGGCCATTGAAGAGAATTTCATTATGGATGTCCTGGCCCACTACGCCTGCTACCAGCGCTATTACGAACTTGTCCAAGCCATTGAAGAGGATCCTGAAGTTCCCCGCCGCAAAGCTGCCCGCGCCCTAGCCCGCTTTGTCGATCTACATGACTACAACATTGCCCAAAAAGTAGAAATCATGGTGGAGCATTTCCGCACCCACACCCGCCACAAAATTGGCGGTCGGGCCAAGGCGATGGTGGTCACCAGCTCTCGCGAACATGCCGTCCGCTACAAGCTAGCCTTTGATCAGTACATCAAAGACAAAGGCTACACCGACGTGAAATCCCTCGTGGCTTTCTCGGGTGAAGTCGCTCTCAAAGACTATCCCAACCAGAAATTTACCGAAGTTGGGATGAACAACGGCGTCAAAGAAGCTGAACTGCGGGAAAAGTTTGACACGGAAGAATACCAGGTGCTGCTGGTGGCCGAAAAATACCAAACCGGATTTGACCAGCCGCTGTTGCACACAATGTACGTCGATAAGCGGCTGGCTAATATTCAAGCAGTGCAGACCCTTTCGCGACTCAATCGCACCACCCGAGGCAAAACCGATACCTTTGTCCTCGACTTTGTGAACGATCCTGATGAAATCTATGCTGCCTTCAAGCCCTACTATGAAATGACTCCCATTGGTGGGCAGTCTGATCCGCAACAGCTTAATGATTTAGCCTATCGCCTTAGTCAATGGCAGCTTTATGATGACGATGATATTAATCGCTGGTGCAAGATCTGGTTTTGCGATCGCATCAATCCCACTGGCCGCGAACACAAGCAGCTCAACAGCATCCTCGATCAGGTCGTTGAACAGTACCTGACCCTTACAGAAGAGGATCAAGCCCTGTTCAAAAGCCAATTAGCCAGCTTTCGGAACCTTTATCTCTTCCTCTCTCAAATTATTCCCTACCAAGACTCCGATTTAGAAAAGCTGTATACCTTTGGCCGCTACCTGCTCACCAAGCTTCCCCGCACGCCAGACAGTACCCAAATCAACGTTGACGATGAGGTTGAACTCAAATACTATCGCCTCCAAAAAATTAGCGAGGGTGCAATCAGCCTCAAAGCAGGGGAAGCTGAAGGTCTCTATGGTCCCAAAGAAGTCGGTACAGGCCAAGCTGATGAAGACGTTCTGCTCTCAACCCTCGTGGACAAGCTCAACGATCGCTTTGGCACAGACTTCACCCCAGCCGATCAGCTCTTCTTCGAGCAAATTCGCGAAGTCGCAATCACCAACACT
- a CDS encoding DUF433 domain-containing protein — translation MTLQQLHQKLLALTPEEKAQAIQLLVGSLSDIWIGIEKNSGVMGGDACIRQTRITVWQLISLRHQGATEADLLEDYPALTAADLTNAWHYADLHTDEIEAALQRQAAA, via the coding sequence ATGACCCTTCAGCAGCTCCACCAAAAACTATTAGCCCTAACCCCTGAAGAGAAAGCCCAGGCCATCCAACTGCTTGTAGGTAGCCTTAGCGATATCTGGATTGGCATCGAAAAAAATTCAGGCGTTATGGGGGGCGATGCTTGTATCCGTCAAACCCGCATCACAGTTTGGCAACTCATCAGCCTGCGCCATCAAGGTGCAACCGAAGCCGATCTACTTGAAGATTACCCTGCTCTGACCGCTGCTGACCTTACCAATGCATGGCACTATGCCGATCTTCATACCGATGAAATTGAAGCCGCACTTCAGCGGCAAGCAGCAGCCTAA